Proteins co-encoded in one Hymenobacter swuensis DY53 genomic window:
- a CDS encoding fatty acid desaturase — protein sequence MQNSTNLVAPGDQIVPGWLKTFWLYFMLTSALIWGWSSLSGPRSAASVVLTVVTVGLGHSIGLHRGIIHRSYRCSRVVRGTLAYLFVHSGLGGPLSWIRVHYFRDYWQNRLDCPAFFRYDHSIGRDYYWNLHFSLQPADIGQYEIPAEDLHDPWLAFLEKTWYLHVLAAAGLIWAVFGFEAMIVCVPLRISITILGHWLVGFISHKYGYARYDIDDATEHGYNNWVLGALSFGEGFHNNHHAHPSSAKMSSTWYELDMGWYLVAILRALGLVWDVQVQGRTPTKRDRAKPRLFRWHWPWQD from the coding sequence ATGCAAAATTCTACTAACCTGGTAGCGCCCGGCGACCAAATTGTACCGGGCTGGCTGAAAACCTTCTGGCTATACTTCATGCTAACCTCGGCCCTGATTTGGGGGTGGTCGAGTTTATCGGGGCCGCGGAGCGCGGCGTCGGTGGTGCTTACGGTGGTAACGGTTGGGTTGGGTCACTCTATCGGGCTGCACCGGGGCATCATTCACCGGTCGTACCGATGCAGCCGGGTAGTCCGCGGGACGCTGGCCTACCTGTTTGTGCACAGCGGCCTGGGCGGTCCGCTTTCCTGGATCCGGGTGCACTACTTTCGGGATTATTGGCAAAACCGCCTCGATTGCCCCGCATTCTTCCGCTACGACCACTCTATTGGGCGGGATTATTACTGGAACCTGCACTTTTCCCTGCAGCCGGCGGATATTGGACAGTATGAAATTCCAGCGGAGGATCTGCACGATCCTTGGTTGGCGTTTCTGGAAAAAACCTGGTACCTACATGTGCTGGCGGCGGCTGGCCTCATCTGGGCAGTATTCGGTTTTGAAGCCATGATTGTGTGCGTACCGCTGCGCATCAGTATCACTATCCTGGGACATTGGCTTGTCGGCTTCATCTCGCACAAATACGGCTATGCTCGTTATGATATTGACGATGCTACCGAGCACGGCTACAACAACTGGGTATTGGGGGCGCTTTCCTTTGGGGAAGGATTTCATAACAACCACCATGCTCATCCTAGCTCCGCCAAAATGAGCTCAACATGGTACGAACTGGATATGGGCTGGTACCTGGTCGCCATACTACGAGCCCTTGGCTTGGTATGGGACGTGCAGGTACAAGGCCGAACCCCAACCAAACGCGACCGGGCAAAGCCCCGGCTATTCCGTTGGCACTGGCCCTGGCAGGATTAA